Proteins found in one Seonamhaeicola sp. S2-3 genomic segment:
- a CDS encoding polysaccharide biosynthesis/export family protein — translation MKHYFWLYIIFFSLLFSSCITNKDVVYLQEKGTLANDSLQIQALSKPYRVQVNDILSINVKALDEELVSIFNPVETTATSGGQQGQSSLYFNGFTVDLHGNIKFPILGEINVLGYTIKEIEAQVKAELLKQYFKETAEIFVTVKLAGLRYTVTGEVGGTGVYTLYQDRVNIIEALANAGDIKNTGDRTDVLVIRQYPNGQQIHHIDLTDAAAMKSPYYYIQPNDMILVKPLKRKALGAGETASQTITTIASIFSVLVSTYFLTRNL, via the coding sequence ATGAAACATTACTTTTGGCTTTATATTATATTCTTTAGTTTATTGTTTTCTTCATGTATTACTAATAAAGATGTTGTTTATCTTCAAGAAAAAGGCACTTTAGCCAATGATTCTTTGCAAATACAAGCACTATCAAAACCCTATAGGGTTCAAGTCAATGATATTTTAAGTATTAATGTAAAAGCTTTAGACGAAGAGTTGGTTAGCATTTTTAATCCTGTAGAAACTACGGCTACTAGTGGCGGACAACAAGGGCAATCATCGCTTTATTTTAATGGTTTTACGGTAGATTTACATGGTAATATTAAATTTCCAATTTTAGGAGAAATAAATGTTTTAGGCTATACCATTAAAGAAATTGAGGCACAAGTAAAAGCCGAATTATTAAAACAGTACTTTAAAGAAACTGCTGAAATTTTTGTAACCGTAAAACTTGCAGGATTACGTTATACCGTAACAGGAGAAGTAGGCGGAACCGGTGTTTATACTTTATACCAAGATAGAGTGAATATAATTGAAGCCCTTGCTAATGCTGGCGATATTAAAAATACGGGTGATAGAACAGACGTTTTGGTTATTAGGCAATATCCCAATGGGCAACAAATTCATCATATAGATTTAACAGATGCAGCGGCTATGAAATCGCCTTACTATTATATACAACCCAATGATATGATTTTGGTGAAACCATTAAAACGTAAAGCTTTAGGAGCCGGAGAAACCGCTTCTCAAACTATTACCACTATAGCCTCTATATTTTCAGTTTTAGTATCTACTTATTTTTTAACTCGAAACCTGTAA
- a CDS encoding ABC transporter ATP-binding protein yields MSDIILKVENLSKQYRLGVIGTGTVKDDLKRWWYGIRGKADPFQKIGEENDRTAKANSNYVWALKDINFEVKQGEVLGIIGKNGAGKSTLLKILSKITSPTTGCVKSKGTVASLLEVGTGFHAELTGRENIYLNGAILGMTKKEISSKIDEIIEFSGCERYIDTPVKRYSSGMTVRLAFAVAAFLEPDILIIDEVLAVGDAEFQKKAIGKMQDISRGGGRTVLFVSHNMAAVKSLCSRAILLQNGNIIKDGSVEKVVDNYLSMDSHIYSTEFEVSQIPLDKLVYIKKFKITSQIKTGTTFNFYYEIVSNVEKQVDIAVSFKSNQEVPIYQIYSGHTNEQLVLHKGINRITGAVKELPLIQGDYNISLWIGSGAITFDFFSSILRVKVLEGGFKKEHIAEYRNFPVIANAKWYLNDR; encoded by the coding sequence ATGAGTGATATTATATTAAAAGTTGAAAATTTAAGTAAGCAATACCGGCTAGGTGTTATTGGTACGGGTACCGTTAAAGATGATTTAAAGCGATGGTGGTATGGTATAAGAGGAAAAGCAGATCCGTTTCAAAAGATAGGAGAAGAAAATGATAGAACTGCCAAAGCTAATTCTAATTACGTATGGGCCTTAAAGGATATTAATTTTGAAGTTAAACAGGGCGAAGTATTAGGTATTATTGGTAAAAATGGTGCAGGTAAATCTACGTTGCTTAAAATACTATCTAAAATAACAAGTCCTACAACGGGTTGCGTAAAATCTAAAGGAACTGTAGCATCTCTTTTAGAAGTTGGAACAGGGTTTCATGCTGAACTTACTGGTAGAGAAAATATATATCTTAACGGCGCTATTTTAGGTATGACCAAAAAGGAAATAAGCTCTAAAATTGATGAGATTATTGAGTTTAGCGGTTGTGAGCGTTATATAGATACCCCTGTAAAACGTTATTCCTCAGGTATGACAGTTAGGTTAGCCTTTGCGGTAGCAGCTTTTTTAGAACCCGATATTTTAATCATTGATGAGGTTTTGGCTGTTGGTGATGCCGAATTTCAAAAGAAAGCTATTGGGAAAATGCAAGACATAAGTAGAGGTGGCGGTAGAACGGTTTTGTTTGTGAGTCATAATATGGCAGCGGTTAAAAGCTTGTGTTCAAGAGCTATTCTATTGCAAAATGGCAATATCATAAAAGATGGAAGTGTTGAAAAAGTCGTTGATAACTACTTAAGTATGGATTCTCATATTTATTCGACGGAATTTGAAGTTTCACAAATACCTTTAGATAAACTGGTTTATATTAAAAAATTTAAAATCACTTCCCAGATTAAAACTGGAACAACTTTCAATTTTTATTATGAAATTGTTTCAAATGTGGAGAAGCAAGTTGATATTGCAGTCAGTTTTAAATCAAACCAAGAAGTACCTATCTACCAAATTTACAGTGGTCATACTAATGAACAGTTGGTACTGCATAAGGGAATTAATCGGATTACAGGTGCCGTAAAGGAATTACCTCTCATACAAGGTGATTATAATATCTCATTATGGATAGGTTCTGGAGCGATTACTTTTGATTTTTTTTCTTCTATATTACGGGTAAAAGTATTAGAAGGTGGATTTAAAAAAGAACATATAGCTGAGTATAGAAATTTTCCTGTTATAGCAAATGCAAAGTGGTATTTAAATGATAGATAA
- a CDS encoding polysaccharide biosynthesis tyrosine autokinase — MNDEFEISESGSNFDIKKFLFRALSYWKLFVILLAVAIFYVYQKNIREEFSYRLSTKISVEDDSNPLFTSNASLTFNWGGVTAKVQTMVVTLKSRSHHEKVVERLEFYKSYLKQGRFRKQDIYKSAPFRFHHDYNFSQLIGVPIKVTFLEADTFELEVEFPGNTASTQNYVSKKISTVDVSPGIFKKQFKIGAPIELPFLKGTLVLAENRTVSSGATYFIQFNNFDGVVASYKGRTSVSNPASSPILDISLIDKNTEKIVDYLNTVVAVLREDQLNRKNQYATNAIKFIDEQISRVKTELSKNAEDLNDYRKKNKIFSLDNESVILNEKLTELDAEKDNINRQLNYYANLKNYLATSSSFTEIPAPSIAGISDSNILNNVSKINELSVQKSKLQYSVRSDASIFNDLNRQIEGLKNVLLENISAATDVLKREAKLVNSKLSSVESQFSKLPEDQQRLITIERQYSLSEQTYNVFLAKRGEAEIIKASNVSDILIIDSAKNTGAQVLGRNLNIRYVFAFFAALLVPLLLAFVFTLLDNSVHSPMDVEQLSPIPILGVIGKNPLDNNLIVHRKPKSAVAEAFRSIRSNLQYFYKSKHLEGAKTLLVTSSVSGEGKTFCSINIATVFALSGKKTVLVGLDLRKPKIFDDFHIKNDVGVVNYLIGQESLEKVVQKTDVEFLDVITSGPIPPNPGELLISPKLSELIGELKKQYDYIVLDTPPMGLVADALELFDFVDTSLYMVRQDYTKKGMLNFINEKYRTKQIQNISLVYNGYDQKAKYGYGYGYGYGYGYGYGNYANGYHEDTKTKSGLLTRLKSVFKK; from the coding sequence ATGAATGACGAGTTTGAAATATCAGAATCTGGTTCAAATTTCGATATAAAGAAATTTTTATTTAGGGCTTTAAGCTACTGGAAGTTGTTTGTAATACTACTAGCTGTAGCTATTTTTTACGTGTATCAAAAAAATATAAGAGAAGAGTTTTCATATCGTCTTAGTACAAAAATTTCGGTAGAAGATGATAGTAACCCGCTGTTTACCTCTAATGCTAGTTTAACTTTTAACTGGGGCGGTGTTACTGCTAAGGTGCAAACTATGGTAGTTACATTAAAATCGCGTTCGCACCATGAAAAAGTAGTAGAACGTTTAGAGTTTTATAAAAGTTATTTAAAACAGGGGCGTTTTAGAAAGCAAGATATTTATAAATCGGCACCTTTTAGATTTCATCACGATTATAATTTTTCTCAACTTATAGGTGTTCCCATAAAAGTAACCTTTTTAGAAGCAGATACCTTTGAATTAGAAGTTGAATTTCCTGGTAATACGGCTTCAACACAAAACTATGTATCTAAAAAAATAAGTACGGTTGATGTATCTCCAGGTATTTTTAAAAAGCAATTTAAAATAGGTGCGCCTATTGAATTACCATTTTTAAAAGGTACTTTAGTTTTAGCAGAGAATAGAACTGTAAGTTCTGGAGCAACTTACTTTATTCAATTTAATAATTTTGATGGTGTAGTAGCAAGTTATAAAGGGCGTACTTCGGTTTCTAATCCTGCTAGTTCTCCCATACTCGATATATCTTTAATAGATAAGAATACCGAAAAAATAGTAGATTATTTAAATACGGTTGTTGCTGTTTTAAGAGAAGATCAATTAAACAGAAAAAACCAATACGCTACCAATGCTATTAAGTTTATAGATGAGCAGATTTCTAGAGTAAAAACCGAGTTGAGTAAAAACGCCGAAGATTTAAACGATTATAGAAAGAAAAACAAAATATTCAGTTTAGATAATGAAAGCGTTATATTAAACGAAAAACTTACCGAGTTAGATGCTGAAAAAGATAATATAAATAGGCAGCTTAATTATTACGCTAACTTAAAAAACTATTTAGCCACCAGCAGTTCATTTACAGAAATTCCAGCGCCATCTATAGCTGGTATAAGTGATAGTAATATTTTAAACAATGTGTCTAAAATTAACGAACTTTCGGTACAAAAGTCTAAACTTCAATATTCTGTACGTAGTGATGCTTCTATTTTTAATGATTTAAACAGGCAAATAGAAGGTTTAAAAAATGTATTACTTGAAAATATAAGTGCTGCTACCGATGTTTTAAAACGAGAGGCTAAACTAGTAAACAGTAAATTAAGTAGTGTAGAGTCTCAGTTTAGTAAATTACCAGAAGATCAACAGCGATTAATAACTATAGAGCGACAATACTCATTAAGCGAACAAACTTATAATGTGTTTTTAGCTAAACGGGGCGAAGCAGAAATAATTAAGGCTTCTAATGTATCGGATATTTTAATAATAGATTCAGCAAAAAATACAGGCGCTCAAGTATTGGGTAGAAACTTAAATATTAGGTATGTTTTTGCCTTTTTTGCTGCTTTATTAGTGCCGCTATTATTGGCTTTTGTTTTTACTTTGTTAGATAATAGTGTTCACAGTCCTATGGATGTTGAGCAATTGTCGCCCATCCCCATTTTGGGGGTTATAGGAAAAAATCCGTTAGATAATAATTTAATTGTTCATAGAAAACCAAAATCTGCCGTAGCAGAGGCATTTAGGTCTATTAGGTCTAATCTTCAATATTTTTATAAGTCTAAACATTTAGAAGGCGCTAAAACGCTTTTAGTAACCTCATCGGTTAGTGGAGAAGGTAAAACTTTTTGTTCTATAAACATAGCAACCGTTTTTGCATTAAGCGGAAAAAAGACCGTGCTTGTTGGTTTAGATTTAAGAAAGCCTAAGATTTTTGACGACTTTCACATAAAGAATGACGTTGGGGTTGTTAATTATTTAATTGGTCAAGAAAGTTTAGAAAAGGTAGTTCAAAAGACCGATGTTGAATTTTTAGATGTTATTACTTCGGGTCCCATTCCTCCAAACCCGGGAGAACTGCTTATTAGTCCTAAATTAAGTGAATTAATAGGAGAATTAAAAAAACAATATGATTACATTGTTTTAGATACGCCTCCTATGGGCTTAGTAGCCGATGCTTTAGAGTTGTTTGATTTTGTTGATACCTCTTTATATATGGTTAGGCAAGATTACACCAAAAAAGGGATGCTTAATTTTATAAACGAAAAGTATAGAACAAAACAAATACAAAATATTAGTCTTGTTTATAATGGCTATGACCAAAAGGCTAAATATGGTTATGGTTACGGTTATGGTTACGGCTATGGCTATGGTTATGGTAATTATGCTAATGGTTATCATGAAGATACTAAAACAAAATCAGGGTTATTAACTAGATTAAAATCAGTTTTTAAAAAATAA
- a CDS encoding ABC-F family ATP-binding cassette domain-containing protein: MNYLTVENISKSYGELVLFENLSFSVHKDQKIAFVAKNGTGKTSILNILSGNDQADSGNIIYRKDIKVSFLSQDPKLDNNLTIEETIFASDNLILEVIRNYEKALLNPEDTEAYQKAFENMEQHHAWDFETQYKQILFKLKLENLNQKVGLLSGGQKKRLSLANALINKPDLLILDEPTNHLDLEMIEWLEAFFAKENITLFMVTHDRYFLERVCNEILELDEGKLYSYKGNYSYYLEKRDARIEREAIETGKAKQLFKKELDWMRRQPKARTTKSKSRIDDFKDIKHRAHQRRKEHQVQLELNMERLGSKIIEFHNVSKAFEDKTILNGFNYTFKKGERVGIIGKNGTGKTTFLNILTQTTQPDGGKVVKGDTVKFGYYTQNGITIKPEQKVIDVIREFGDYIPLKKGRQISAQQLLERFLFSRKKQYDFVEKLSGGERKRLYLCTVLIQNPNFLILDEPTNDLDIVTLNVLESFLLDFPGCIIVVSHDRYFMDKVIDHLFVFKGEGEIEDFPGNYTDYRVYEDSQPVISKVSEDKKEKQSWKQNEASKLSFNEEKELRNIESKLKSLAYDKKQLEDKFLNPDLTQEEINTLSDELQKIIDTIEAKEERWFELSEKLEG; this comes from the coding sequence TTGAATTATTTAACTGTAGAAAACATATCGAAATCTTACGGAGAATTGGTGCTCTTTGAAAACCTTTCTTTTAGTGTGCATAAAGATCAAAAAATAGCCTTTGTTGCTAAAAACGGCACGGGAAAAACGTCTATTCTAAATATTTTATCTGGCAATGACCAAGCAGATTCTGGTAATATTATTTACCGAAAAGATATTAAAGTGTCCTTTTTATCTCAAGACCCTAAGCTTGACAACAATTTAACTATTGAAGAAACTATTTTTGCTAGCGATAATCTCATTTTAGAAGTTATTAGAAACTACGAAAAAGCGCTTTTAAATCCAGAAGATACCGAAGCCTACCAAAAGGCCTTTGAAAACATGGAACAACACCATGCTTGGGACTTTGAAACTCAATACAAACAAATACTTTTTAAACTAAAACTTGAAAATTTAAACCAAAAAGTAGGACTGCTTTCTGGCGGACAGAAAAAACGACTATCGCTTGCCAACGCCTTAATTAACAAACCCGATTTATTAATTCTTGATGAGCCTACAAATCATTTAGATTTAGAAATGATTGAATGGTTAGAAGCCTTTTTTGCCAAAGAAAACATAACCCTGTTTATGGTAACACACGACCGTTATTTTTTAGAACGTGTGTGTAATGAAATTTTAGAGTTAGACGAAGGCAAACTTTACAGCTATAAAGGCAACTACTCATATTATTTAGAAAAACGAGATGCTAGAATAGAACGTGAAGCCATTGAAACTGGAAAAGCCAAACAACTCTTTAAAAAAGAATTAGATTGGATGCGACGCCAACCCAAAGCACGTACCACTAAATCTAAATCTAGAATAGATGATTTTAAAGATATAAAACACAGAGCACACCAACGCAGAAAAGAACATCAGGTTCAGTTAGAACTCAATATGGAACGCTTGGGTAGCAAGATTATTGAATTTCATAATGTATCTAAAGCATTTGAAGATAAAACCATTTTAAATGGCTTTAATTACACCTTTAAAAAAGGCGAACGCGTAGGTATTATTGGTAAAAATGGCACTGGTAAAACCACTTTTTTAAACATTTTAACACAAACAACACAGCCAGATGGTGGTAAAGTGGTTAAAGGAGATACCGTTAAATTTGGTTATTATACACAAAATGGCATTACCATAAAACCAGAACAGAAAGTTATTGATGTTATTAGAGAATTTGGTGATTATATCCCTTTAAAAAAAGGACGCCAAATTAGTGCACAACAATTATTAGAGCGCTTTCTTTTCAGTAGAAAAAAGCAATATGATTTTGTTGAAAAATTAAGTGGTGGCGAACGTAAACGCCTGTATTTATGCACCGTATTAATTCAAAATCCAAATTTTTTAATTCTTGATGAGCCTACCAACGATTTAGATATTGTTACGCTAAATGTTTTAGAAAGTTTCTTATTAGATTTCCCTGGATGCATTATAGTAGTATCTCATGACAGGTATTTTATGGATAAAGTCATAGACCACTTGTTTGTATTTAAAGGCGAAGGCGAAATTGAAGATTTCCCTGGTAATTACACAGACTACAGAGTATATGAAGACAGTCAACCTGTAATCTCTAAAGTTTCAGAAGATAAAAAAGAAAAACAATCTTGGAAACAAAACGAAGCTTCTAAACTATCTTTTAACGAAGAAAAAGAACTCAGAAATATTGAAAGTAAACTCAAATCTTTAGCTTACGATAAAAAACAATTAGAAGACAAATTCCTAAACCCAGATTTAACTCAGGAAGAGATAAATACCTTGTCTGATGAACTTCAAAAAATTATAGACACCATTGAAGCTAAAGAAGAACGTTGGTTTGAACTCTCTGAAAAATTAGAAGGCTAA
- a CDS encoding ABC transporter permease gives MSKDNTNEWLFTISSKRKLIDLNFKEVWRYRDLLLLFVKRDIVTVYKQTILGPLWYLIEPLFTSIIFTLIFNNVANISTGTVPSFLFNLAGITIWNYFKVCFMSTSNTFSANAGIFGKVYFPRIIVPLSVVISNLLKFGIQLLVFGCFYVYYYYQGAEISFNKHTFLFPLIIIIMGMLGLGLGMIISSLITKYRDLRVLIGFGLQLLMYVSAVMYPVSFFKEQLPNYVWIVEYNPLTFVIESVRYMLLSTGSFNINMFIYTLSVTLVIFFIGIIIFNKTEKNFIDTV, from the coding sequence TTGAGTAAGGATAATACAAACGAGTGGTTATTTACAATTTCCTCTAAACGCAAATTAATAGATTTAAATTTTAAGGAAGTTTGGAGGTATAGAGATTTATTGCTACTCTTTGTAAAACGTGATATAGTGACGGTTTACAAGCAAACCATTCTTGGGCCTTTATGGTATTTAATAGAGCCTTTATTTACGTCTATAATTTTTACATTAATTTTTAATAATGTAGCCAATATATCTACAGGAACGGTGCCTTCGTTTTTGTTTAATTTGGCAGGTATTACCATTTGGAACTACTTTAAAGTGTGTTTTATGTCAACCTCCAATACCTTTTCTGCTAATGCCGGTATTTTTGGTAAGGTGTATTTTCCGCGTATTATAGTGCCTTTATCGGTGGTTATTTCAAACTTATTAAAGTTTGGTATTCAGCTGCTTGTTTTTGGTTGTTTTTATGTTTATTACTACTATCAAGGAGCTGAAATTTCATTTAATAAACATACTTTTCTATTTCCTTTAATCATCATCATTATGGGTATGCTAGGTTTGGGCTTGGGTATGATTATTTCTTCATTAATAACCAAATATAGAGATTTAAGGGTGTTAATTGGGTTTGGGTTGCAATTACTCATGTATGTTTCGGCAGTTATGTACCCCGTTTCTTTTTTTAAAGAACAGCTTCCCAACTATGTGTGGATTGTAGAATATAATCCCTTAACTTTTGTTATAGAAAGTGTTAGGTATATGTTGTTAAGTACTGGTAGTTTTAATATTAACATGTTTATTTATACGTTGTCTGTCACTTTGGTAATATTTTTTATAGGTATTATTATATTTAATAAAACTGAAAAGAATTTTATAGATACGGTTTAG
- a CDS encoding class I SAM-dependent methyltransferase, translating to MIDKKYITHQREPFFDIAKELIETDSIVLDIGPGDGSFAKYCNRTDFFLFEGNPDSAKRLKDKYPNTVQGRLPQLPFEDEMFDVIHMSHVIEHLQPQEVYDTLKELDRCCKVGGVIVISAPLLWSGFYDDLSHIKPYPPESFVKYLTKLGRNPTRASISEQYSVERIQYRYGPLNENIRFRRESKFVQKILYKLGTLIRLSESLFTKTGYTLVLRKSS from the coding sequence ATGATAGATAAAAAATATATAACGCATCAGAGAGAACCGTTTTTTGATATAGCTAAAGAGCTTATCGAGACCGATAGTATTGTACTTGATATTGGCCCAGGAGATGGTAGTTTTGCAAAATATTGTAATAGGACTGATTTTTTTCTATTTGAAGGAAACCCTGATAGTGCTAAACGGCTTAAAGATAAATATCCAAATACGGTTCAGGGACGATTGCCACAACTTCCTTTTGAGGATGAAATGTTTGACGTAATACATATGAGTCATGTCATTGAACATCTTCAGCCACAAGAGGTATATGATACCTTAAAAGAATTAGATCGTTGCTGCAAGGTGGGTGGTGTTATTGTTATATCAGCTCCATTATTATGGAGTGGGTTTTATGATGATCTATCGCATATTAAGCCCTATCCGCCTGAAAGTTTTGTTAAATATTTAACCAAATTAGGACGAAACCCCACAAGAGCTTCAATCTCTGAACAATATTCTGTTGAACGGATACAATATCGTTATGGTCCATTAAATGAGAATATTAGATTTAGAAGAGAGTCTAAATTTGTACAAAAAATATTATATAAATTGGGTACACTTATTAGATTGTCAGAATCTTTATTTACAAAAACAGGATATACTCTGGTGTTAAGAAAATCTTCTTGA
- a CDS encoding GIY-YIG nuclease family protein, whose product MKSFFVYIVKCKDDSFYTGFTNNLERRLYEHNAGTDKNAYTYKRRPVALVWYEMFTDPSQAIMFEKKIKGWSRRKKQALIDGDWNRLVQYSKNYTEYGKGEGE is encoded by the coding sequence ATGAAAAGTTTTTTTGTTTACATCGTTAAATGTAAAGATGATTCATTTTATACTGGGTTTACAAATAATCTAGAACGGAGATTATATGAACATAATGCGGGAACCGATAAAAATGCTTATACTTATAAAAGACGCCCTGTAGCGTTGGTTTGGTATGAAATGTTTACAGACCCTTCTCAAGCTATTATGTTTGAGAAAAAAATTAAAGGATGGAGTAGAAGAAAAAAACAAGCATTGATTGATGGCGATTGGAATCGGTTGGTGCAATATTCTAAAAATTATACGGAATATGGTAAGGGGGAAGGGGAGTAG
- a CDS encoding four helix bundle protein, producing MDHKELDVWKKSMDLVELVYSLTSQFPSDEKYGLVSQMRRAAVSIPSNIAEGASRKSDD from the coding sequence ATGGATCATAAAGAATTGGATGTTTGGAAAAAGAGTATGGATTTGGTTGAGCTTGTTTATAGTTTAACTTCTCAGTTTCCTTCTGATGAAAAATATGGTTTGGTGAGTCAAATGCGAAGAGCTGCAGTGTCTATTCCTTCTAATATAGCTGAAGGTGCATCAAGAAAAAGTGATGATTGA